In uncultured Cohaesibacter sp., a genomic segment contains:
- a CDS encoding alpha/beta fold hydrolase, whose product MSLYTKESKPQPKWLHSLSRGAAIMAACAFLAACSTPTGVQFASSLAGAKDIEPVLVATSRSPGENGDFSGERDTKLHLATYNVSIPEVHKVGQIEWPHGKPDPKRHFAVASVEPFKDGPSFQKALEGMAKEAGRDNKKASRSAALFVHGYNTDFSESLYRAAQLRHDFDLAMPLALYSWPSAGEPGLYIYDRDSVKISRDQLASVIELMADSDLEDVVLIAHSLGSELLMETLRQMALANHGKLPAKIHSVILISPDLDIDVFNAQLNAIKTLPREFAIFASQKDKALQLSSFLAGDKNRVGNNIDETRIRRNGITVFDVSQFTGGDGMNHMTAVTSPSLVALLKGMTSSNQQVFLQAPGETQTFSDIVVDTATLPLTLVVKTTSAILNP is encoded by the coding sequence ATGAGCCTTTACACTAAAGAAAGCAAGCCTCAGCCGAAATGGCTGCACAGCCTCAGCCGAGGGGCCGCCATTATGGCCGCATGCGCGTTTCTGGCTGCCTGCTCGACGCCAACCGGGGTTCAATTCGCCAGTTCGCTTGCTGGCGCCAAGGACATCGAGCCGGTATTGGTCGCCACCAGCCGATCACCGGGCGAGAATGGCGATTTCAGCGGAGAACGCGACACCAAACTGCATCTGGCAACCTATAATGTGTCCATCCCCGAGGTGCACAAGGTGGGCCAGATTGAATGGCCGCATGGCAAACCGGACCCGAAACGGCATTTTGCCGTTGCCTCGGTTGAGCCCTTCAAGGATGGGCCGTCATTCCAGAAGGCGCTGGAGGGCATGGCAAAAGAGGCTGGCCGCGACAATAAAAAGGCGTCTCGCTCGGCAGCGCTGTTTGTCCATGGTTACAATACCGATTTTTCGGAGAGCCTTTATCGCGCCGCCCAGCTGCGCCATGATTTCGATCTTGCCATGCCTCTGGCGCTTTACAGCTGGCCTTCGGCGGGTGAACCCGGTCTTTATATCTATGACAGGGACAGTGTGAAGATTTCACGAGACCAGCTGGCCTCCGTCATTGAATTGATGGCAGATTCAGATCTCGAGGATGTGGTGCTCATTGCCCATTCGCTTGGTTCGGAACTGCTGATGGAAACATTGCGCCAGATGGCGCTGGCAAACCATGGCAAGCTGCCAGCCAAGATTCATTCGGTCATTCTGATCTCGCCCGATCTCGACATTGATGTGTTCAATGCCCAGCTCAATGCCATCAAGACCTTGCCGCGAGAATTTGCGATCTTCGCCTCTCAGAAAGACAAGGCGCTGCAGCTTTCCAGTTTTCTGGCCGGTGACAAGAACCGCGTCGGCAACAATATCGATGAGACCAGAATCCGCAGAAATGGCATAACCGTTTTCGACGTATCCCAGTTTACCGGTGGCGATGGCATGAATCACATGACGGCGGTTACCTCGCCCAGTCTGGTGGCCTTGCTCAAGGGCATGACTTCAAGCAATCAGCAGGTCTTCCTGCAAGCGCCGGGAGAAACGCAGACCTTCTCCGATATCGTCGTCGATACGGCAACCCTTCCGCTGACGCTGGTGGTGAAAACGACGAGCGCCATCCTCAATCCATGA